Proteins from a genomic interval of Ictalurus furcatus strain D&B chromosome 2, Billie_1.0, whole genome shotgun sequence:
- the zgc:195001 gene encoding tripartite motif-containing protein 16, which produces MLELKNSEQPPPYEADIPEPTTREELIKYWIPLSLDDRTAQKLLWISEGGAKVSRMSEQPCPVLDRPERYEHAPQVVCKEGLLGRRGYWEVEYEGWVVIGVVYAGSGRKAKDGACGLGENEASWAVGWGGSHYQAWHAGDSVEIHGNRGNTIGVYVDQPAGVVAFYLVEGEPREARLLHRYKTCFEDELLPGVWVGQKSSCRIRKKD; this is translated from the exons AGCAGCCGCCGCCGTATGAAGCGGACATTCCTGAACCCACGACCAGAGAGGAGCTGATTAAAT ACTGgattcctctctctctggacGACAGAACGGCTCAGAAGCTGCTCTGGATCTCGGAGGGCGGGGCTAAAGTGTCCAGGATGTCCGAGCAGCCGTGTCCCGTACTGGACCGACCCGAAAGATACGAGCACGCTCCTCAG GTGGTGTGTAAGGAGGGTCTTCTGGGTCGCCGTggttactgggaggtggagtACGAAGGCTGGGTGGTGATCGGCGTGGTGTACGCCGGCAGTGGGCGCAAAGCTAAAGACGGGGCGTGCGGCCTGGGCGAGAACGAGGCGTCGTGGGCCGTGGGCTGGGGCGGATCTCATTACCAAGCCTGGCACGCCGGAGACAGCGTGGAGATCCACGGTAACCGCGGCAACACCATCGGCGTCTACGTGGACCAACCGGCCGGCGTCGTCGCCTTCTACCTGGTGGAGGGAGAGCCGAGAGAGGCGAGACTCCTGCACCGCTACAAAACCTGCTTCGAGGACGAGCTCCTGCCCGGAGTCTGGGTGGGACAGAAATCCTCGTGCCGGATCCGAAAGAAAGATTAG